In a single window of the Pontibacter russatus genome:
- a CDS encoding glycoside hydrolase family 43 protein, producing MRILLIICFLLGTVLQVSAQGKSDAKKSAAAKPANGKTSGNPVFPGWYADPEGIIFGNEYWIYPTYSAPYEEQVFMDAFSSPDLVNWTKHSRIIDTASIGWADSAMWAPSIIEKDKKYYLFFGANDIQSDRALGGIGVAVADNPAGPFKDHLGKPLVDKFHNGAQPIDQFVFRDEDGQHYLIYGGWRHCNIAKLNDDFTGFVPFEDGTTFKEVTPEGYVEGPFMFRKDGKYYFMWSEGGWGGPNYQVAYAISDSPMGPFKRVDTILKQDPKVATGAGHHSVIHNAAKDKWFIVYHRRPLGETAANHRVTCIDKMEFDANGHIKPVKITFEGVPKLKVK from the coding sequence ATGAGAATATTACTGATTATATGCTTCCTGCTCGGCACCGTGCTGCAGGTGTCTGCCCAGGGGAAAAGCGACGCTAAAAAGTCTGCTGCGGCAAAGCCAGCCAACGGCAAAACCTCCGGCAACCCGGTGTTCCCGGGCTGGTACGCCGACCCGGAGGGCATCATTTTCGGGAACGAGTACTGGATATACCCCACGTACTCTGCACCCTATGAGGAGCAGGTGTTCATGGATGCCTTCTCATCGCCCGACCTGGTGAACTGGACGAAGCACAGCCGCATCATTGACACCGCCAGCATCGGGTGGGCAGACTCGGCCATGTGGGCTCCCTCTATCATTGAAAAGGACAAAAAATACTACCTGTTTTTCGGAGCCAACGACATCCAGAGCGACAGGGCGTTGGGAGGCATTGGTGTGGCCGTGGCCGATAACCCCGCCGGGCCCTTCAAAGACCATCTGGGCAAGCCGCTGGTAGATAAATTCCATAACGGGGCGCAACCCATCGACCAGTTCGTTTTCAGGGACGAGGACGGGCAGCACTACCTGATATATGGCGGCTGGCGGCACTGCAACATCGCCAAGCTCAACGACGACTTTACGGGGTTTGTGCCCTTTGAGGACGGCACCACTTTTAAAGAGGTAACGCCGGAAGGCTATGTGGAAGGGCCATTCATGTTCAGGAAAGACGGGAAATACTACTTTATGTGGTCGGAAGGCGGCTGGGGCGGCCCGAATTACCAGGTGGCTTACGCCATCTCCGACTCGCCGATGGGACCGTTTAAGCGCGTGGACACCATCCTGAAGCAGGACCCGAAGGTGGCGACCGGTGCGGGCCACCACTCTGTGATACACAATGCCGCGAAAGACAAGTGGTTCATTGTCTATCACAGAAGGCCCCTCGGCGAGACTGCCGCCAACCACCGCGTCACCTGCATCGACAAGATGGAGTTTGATGCGAACGGCCATATAAAGCCTGTCAAGATCACGTTTGAAGGCGTGCCGAAACTGAAGGTAAAATAG
- a CDS encoding 3-keto-disaccharide hydrolase, with amino-acid sequence MRKTYILLALVATAFMAYACASAPGGSSAKADNTLSKKEKADGWVLLFDGENMAQWKGFKKEEVPAAWQVEDGAIVLAGEGGGDIVTRNEYKNFELMLDWKISEGGNSGIFFNVSEDPKFRYTFQSGPEVQIIDDERHPDAKQGQNGNRKAGTNYDLHPLSEPAVKPAGEYNTVRLVVKDGNVEQYLNGKKVVEYTLWSPEWESLVQGSKFASMPDYGRYKSGHIALQDHGDKVWFKNIKIRPL; translated from the coding sequence ATGAGAAAAACATATATCCTGCTGGCATTGGTTGCCACCGCCTTTATGGCCTACGCCTGTGCCTCTGCGCCTGGCGGCAGCTCTGCCAAAGCCGACAACACCTTATCGAAGAAAGAAAAAGCCGACGGCTGGGTGCTGCTGTTCGACGGCGAGAACATGGCGCAGTGGAAAGGTTTCAAGAAAGAGGAAGTACCGGCGGCCTGGCAGGTTGAAGACGGGGCCATCGTGCTCGCCGGTGAGGGAGGGGGCGATATTGTTACCCGCAACGAGTACAAGAACTTTGAACTGATGCTGGACTGGAAGATATCCGAGGGCGGCAACAGCGGCATTTTCTTTAATGTGTCGGAAGATCCTAAATTCAGGTACACCTTTCAGTCAGGCCCCGAGGTGCAGATTATTGACGATGAGCGACACCCCGATGCAAAACAAGGCCAGAACGGCAACCGCAAGGCAGGCACCAACTATGACCTGCATCCGTTGTCAGAGCCCGCCGTGAAGCCCGCAGGCGAGTACAACACCGTGCGCCTGGTAGTGAAGGACGGAAACGTGGAGCAGTACCTGAACGGAAAGAAAGTGGTGGAGTACACCCTCTGGAGCCCGGAATGGGAAAGTCTGGTGCAGGGCAGCAAGTTTGCCAGCATGCCCGACTACGGCCGCTACAAGAGCGGGCACATTGCGCTGCAGGACCACGGCGACAAGGTGTGGTTCAAGAACATCAAAATCAGACCTCTTTAA
- a CDS encoding family 16 glycoside hydrolase — MIKHKSTSMRGVLLAGVMLMCSTGISLAQSAEPQATAIPLDDLSAFQNPGKSWQIAGGVTAELDDENELETVEGKGVLVNEPSRRNKGKDLVTNAEYGDMDLELDYMMAKGSNSGVYLQGRYEVQLEDSWGVKTPTSANNGAIYERWDESKPNGQKGYQGYAPRQNVSRAPGLWQNLKISFQAPRFDASGKKIENAKILRATLNGVVIHENVELFGPTRGAMGNNEVAAGPLRLQGDHGAVAFRNIKITEYGKPRPELVNLEYKVYKGRFEAEPKYDSIPPEAEGTSVALTSEISPFPNDFLVRYTGTLRVKEPGEYTFNLSTGGGRGLMKINNKTVIPNGGRNQRGTVTLPAGDMPFELIYSKLVEWGRPSLGLAVVGPGIREYVIGDKAQGGNNDQGLSWCMRP, encoded by the coding sequence ATGATTAAACACAAATCCACATCCATGCGGGGCGTACTGCTGGCGGGCGTGATGCTGATGTGCAGCACGGGCATCTCGCTGGCGCAGTCTGCAGAACCCCAGGCGACTGCCATCCCCCTCGATGATTTATCCGCTTTCCAGAATCCGGGCAAGAGCTGGCAGATTGCCGGCGGCGTTACCGCAGAGCTTGACGACGAGAACGAACTGGAGACAGTAGAGGGCAAAGGCGTGCTGGTGAACGAGCCGAGCAGGAGGAATAAAGGGAAGGACCTGGTGACCAACGCGGAGTATGGCGACATGGACCTGGAGCTTGACTACATGATGGCCAAGGGATCCAACTCGGGGGTGTACCTGCAGGGCCGCTACGAGGTGCAGCTGGAGGACAGTTGGGGCGTGAAAACGCCGACCTCCGCCAATAACGGGGCCATATATGAGCGCTGGGATGAGAGCAAGCCTAACGGACAGAAAGGTTACCAAGGCTATGCGCCGCGCCAGAACGTGAGCCGGGCGCCCGGCCTGTGGCAAAACCTGAAGATATCTTTCCAGGCGCCCCGCTTCGACGCCAGCGGCAAGAAAATCGAGAACGCCAAAATCCTGCGCGCCACGCTGAACGGGGTGGTCATCCACGAGAACGTGGAGCTTTTCGGCCCTACGCGCGGCGCGATGGGGAATAATGAAGTGGCCGCCGGACCGCTGCGCCTGCAGGGCGACCATGGCGCCGTGGCCTTCCGCAACATCAAGATAACAGAATACGGCAAGCCCCGTCCTGAGCTGGTGAACCTGGAGTACAAGGTGTACAAAGGCAGGTTTGAGGCTGAGCCGAAGTACGACAGCATCCCGCCGGAGGCCGAGGGAACATCCGTGGCGCTGACCTCGGAAATAAGCCCCTTCCCGAACGATTTCCTGGTGCGCTACACCGGCACGCTCCGTGTAAAAGAGCCGGGGGAATATACCTTTAACCTGAGCACAGGCGGCGGCCGTGGGCTCATGAAGATCAATAACAAAACGGTTATCCCGAATGGGGGACGGAACCAGCGAGGCACCGTGACGCTGCCTGCCGGCGACATGCCCTTCGAGCTGATCTACTCCAAACTGGTGGAGTGGGGCAGGCCTTCTTTAGGACTGGCCGTGGTAGGCCCCGGAATCCGGGAGTACGTGATCGGCGACAAAGCCCAGGGCGGTAACAACGACCAGGGCCTATCCTGGTGCATGCGCCCGTGA
- a CDS encoding GH92 family glycosyl hydrolase, with product MKIRQIAIALLGSFIYTTALAQTVLVDKVTDPVEWVNPLMGTDSKHSLSNGNTYPAIALPWGMNFWMPQTGKMGDGWGYMYSADKIRGFKQTHQPSPWMNDYGQFAIMPVTGKLRFNEDARASWFSHKSETVKPYYYSVYLADHDVTTEITPTERAARFRFTFPQTDSAYIVIDAFDKGSYVKVIPSENKIVGYTTKNSGGVPENFKNYFVIQFDKPFSSTATWSGDKLAANKQQLQDNHVGAVVGFKTKKGEQVNARVASSFISPEQAELNLNEIGRDDFEAVKAKGKQAWNKELARVAVEGGTPDQMKTFYSCLYRTLLFPRKFYEIDAAGKVMHYSPYNGKVLPGYMYTDTGFWDTFRALFPFLNLMYPTVNAQMQEGLVNAYKEGGWLPEWASPGYRNVMVGNNSASVVADAYLKGGKGYDINTLYEAVLKGANNEGPLTAVGRAGADYYNKLGYVPYDVKINENAARTLEYAYDDFAIYQLAKALKRPKKEIKLYANRALNYRHLYDSSTGLMRGKNQDGKFQAPFNPFKWGDAFTEGNSWHYSWSVFHDVQGLIDLMGGKANFTAKLDSVFMLPPIYDESYYGSVIHEIREMQIANMGQYAHGNQPIQHMIYLYNYAGEPWKTQHWVRETMDRMYTPAPDGYCGDEDNGQTSAWYVFSALGFYPVTPATDQYVIGAPLFKKATLQLENGKQLVINAPENSAENLYINSARLNGKTYDKNWLSHSELMKGARIDFEMTDSPNKERGTKAAAFPYSLSTEK from the coding sequence ATGAAAATAAGACAGATTGCCATTGCCCTGCTGGGGAGTTTTATATATACCACCGCCCTTGCCCAGACGGTGCTTGTGGATAAAGTGACAGACCCCGTGGAGTGGGTAAACCCGCTGATGGGCACCGACTCGAAGCACAGCCTCTCGAACGGCAACACCTACCCGGCCATCGCGCTGCCCTGGGGCATGAACTTCTGGATGCCGCAGACCGGCAAGATGGGCGACGGCTGGGGCTATATGTACAGCGCCGACAAAATCAGGGGCTTCAAGCAGACGCACCAGCCCTCCCCGTGGATGAACGACTACGGCCAGTTTGCCATCATGCCGGTTACCGGAAAGCTGCGGTTTAACGAGGATGCCCGCGCCAGCTGGTTCTCCCACAAGTCCGAGACCGTAAAGCCTTACTACTACAGCGTCTACCTCGCCGACCACGACGTCACCACCGAGATTACGCCCACCGAGCGCGCCGCCCGCTTCCGTTTCACCTTCCCCCAGACAGACAGCGCCTATATCGTCATCGACGCTTTCGACAAAGGCTCTTATGTGAAGGTAATCCCAAGTGAGAATAAAATTGTGGGCTACACCACCAAGAACAGCGGCGGCGTGCCCGAGAACTTCAAAAACTACTTCGTCATCCAGTTCGACAAGCCTTTCAGCAGCACCGCCACCTGGAGCGGCGATAAACTGGCTGCGAACAAGCAGCAACTGCAGGATAACCATGTCGGTGCCGTGGTGGGCTTCAAGACGAAAAAGGGGGAGCAGGTGAATGCCCGCGTGGCCTCTTCCTTCATCAGCCCGGAGCAGGCCGAACTGAACCTGAACGAAATCGGCCGCGATGACTTTGAGGCGGTGAAAGCGAAGGGAAAGCAGGCCTGGAACAAGGAACTGGCCCGCGTGGCCGTGGAGGGCGGCACACCCGACCAGATGAAAACTTTTTACTCCTGCCTGTACCGCACCCTGCTCTTCCCGCGCAAATTCTATGAAATAGATGCCGCCGGAAAGGTGATGCACTACAGCCCCTACAACGGCAAAGTGCTTCCCGGCTATATGTACACCGACACCGGTTTCTGGGACACGTTCCGGGCGCTGTTTCCTTTCCTGAACCTGATGTACCCCACGGTGAACGCGCAGATGCAGGAGGGCCTGGTGAACGCTTACAAAGAGGGCGGGTGGCTGCCGGAGTGGGCCAGCCCCGGTTACCGCAACGTGATGGTGGGCAACAACTCGGCCTCCGTGGTGGCCGATGCTTACCTGAAAGGCGGAAAGGGATATGACATCAACACCCTGTATGAGGCGGTGCTGAAAGGGGCCAACAACGAAGGGCCGCTGACGGCGGTGGGCCGCGCCGGAGCCGATTATTACAACAAGCTGGGCTACGTGCCCTACGATGTAAAAATAAACGAAAATGCGGCCCGCACGCTGGAGTATGCCTACGACGACTTTGCCATATACCAGTTGGCGAAGGCACTGAAACGGCCGAAGAAGGAAATCAAGCTATATGCCAACCGGGCGCTCAACTACCGCCACCTCTACGACTCCTCCACTGGCCTGATGCGAGGAAAAAACCAGGACGGCAAGTTCCAGGCACCGTTCAATCCTTTTAAGTGGGGGGATGCCTTTACGGAGGGCAACAGCTGGCACTATAGTTGGTCGGTGTTCCATGATGTGCAGGGGCTGATTGACCTGATGGGCGGCAAAGCCAACTTCACGGCCAAACTCGACTCTGTTTTCATGCTGCCGCCCATATATGACGAGAGCTACTACGGCAGCGTGATCCACGAGATACGCGAGATGCAGATTGCCAATATGGGGCAGTACGCGCACGGCAACCAGCCCATCCAGCACATGATTTACCTCTACAACTACGCCGGGGAACCCTGGAAGACGCAGCACTGGGTGCGCGAGACCATGGACCGCATGTACACACCGGCCCCGGACGGCTACTGCGGCGACGAAGACAACGGCCAGACCTCCGCCTGGTACGTGTTCTCGGCCCTGGGCTTCTACCCTGTAACACCGGCCACCGACCAGTATGTGATAGGGGCACCACTGTTCAAAAAGGCCACGCTGCAACTGGAAAACGGGAAGCAACTGGTGATAAACGCGCCGGAGAACAGCGCCGAGAACTTATATATAAACAGCGCGCGCCTGAACGGCAAAACCTACGATAAGAACTGGCTGAGCCACAGCGAGCTGATGAAAGGGGCCAGGATAGACTTTGAAATGACCGACAGCCCCAACAAGGAGCGTGGAACGAAGGCAGCCGCTTTCCCCTATTCGCTGTCAACCGAGAAATAA
- a CDS encoding ROK family protein, with the protein MSHLTVLGADIGGSHITAALVDLETKTVLPETQVRAHVNAQGTVQEVLDIWAAVIEQAMGRRSAAETKLAISMPGPFDYEQGICLFQNQNKYDCLYGLNVKELLASRLGCAAADIKLVNDAGCFLRGEVFGGAAKGAASAIGLTLGTGLGSAMLHNGIAGDADLWRAPFRDGIAEDYLSTRAVVQTYKRLSGKKVTGVKELAALYPHDADARAAFGEFAENLARFLVPYLRELTPEVVVIGGNIANAWDLFVPATVSSLASMGFCVPLKKAALAEEAALLGAASYWLETPPVLLPDAE; encoded by the coding sequence ATGTCTCATCTAACGGTACTGGGGGCAGACATCGGCGGCTCGCACATTACAGCTGCCCTGGTGGACCTGGAAACGAAGACGGTGCTTCCGGAAACGCAGGTAAGGGCACACGTGAACGCACAGGGGACGGTGCAGGAGGTGCTGGACATATGGGCGGCCGTAATAGAGCAGGCAATGGGCCGTCGCTCTGCCGCCGAAACAAAGCTGGCCATATCCATGCCGGGTCCCTTTGATTATGAGCAGGGCATCTGCCTGTTTCAGAACCAGAACAAGTACGACTGCCTGTATGGCCTGAATGTAAAAGAGCTGCTGGCCTCCAGGCTGGGGTGCGCTGCCGCCGACATAAAACTTGTGAACGATGCCGGTTGCTTTCTCCGCGGCGAGGTGTTCGGAGGCGCTGCGAAAGGCGCCGCCTCTGCCATCGGCCTGACCCTTGGCACCGGCCTGGGCTCGGCCATGCTCCATAACGGGATTGCCGGGGACGCGGACTTATGGCGCGCGCCTTTCCGGGACGGCATTGCGGAGGATTACCTCTCCACCCGCGCTGTCGTGCAAACCTACAAGCGGCTCTCGGGCAAAAAAGTGACAGGCGTGAAAGAACTTGCCGCGCTGTACCCCCACGATGCCGACGCACGGGCGGCCTTTGGAGAGTTTGCAGAGAACCTGGCCCGGTTTCTGGTCCCTTACCTCCGCGAACTGACGCCGGAGGTGGTGGTGATAGGCGGAAACATCGCCAACGCCTGGGACCTGTTTGTGCCGGCGACAGTCAGTAGCCTGGCTTCCATGGGCTTTTGCGTGCCGCTGAAAAAAGCGGCCCTGGCCGAGGAGGCCGCCTTGTTAGGGGCCGCCAGTTATTGGCTCGAGACTCCGCCGGTGCTCCTGCCTGATGCAGAATGA
- a CDS encoding LacI family DNA-binding transcriptional regulator, producing the protein MKKKLLISDIARQLNVSITTVSFILNGKAKEKRISDSLAEKVLKLVEDLDYKPNQLARSLRTGKTKTIGLMVEDISNPFFANIARLIEEKAYREGYKIIYCSTEDDPEKTLDLINMFRDKHVDGYIITPPKGVKAAIQELINDGFPVVLVDRYITGLHTNFVVVDNMTGAYNATDHLIEQGYRRIALVTTDSEQNQMLQRQEGYRRALENRHLEPTVLAIPYRESAEQMIRQIAAFLSEQKQVDAVLFATNYMAVRGLEAISRLDLAVPSDIGVVAYDDHDVFRFYKPSITAVAQPTEAIANQVISVMLRLLNDNSKTMQAETCTLPTSLLVRNSTPRRQQKTTAPDLESV; encoded by the coding sequence ATGAAAAAGAAGCTTCTCATCAGCGACATCGCCAGGCAGTTGAACGTCTCCATCACCACCGTGTCGTTCATCCTCAACGGAAAGGCGAAGGAAAAGCGGATCAGCGACAGCCTGGCGGAGAAAGTGCTGAAACTGGTGGAGGATCTGGACTATAAGCCCAACCAGCTGGCCCGCAGCCTTCGCACCGGGAAAACCAAGACCATCGGCCTGATGGTGGAGGACATCTCTAACCCTTTTTTCGCGAACATCGCCCGCCTGATAGAGGAGAAGGCATATAGGGAGGGCTACAAGATCATCTACTGCAGCACCGAGGATGACCCCGAAAAGACCCTTGACCTGATTAACATGTTCAGAGACAAGCACGTGGACGGGTATATCATCACACCGCCCAAGGGGGTGAAAGCCGCCATCCAGGAGCTTATCAACGATGGCTTCCCGGTGGTGCTGGTAGACCGCTACATCACGGGGCTGCACACCAACTTTGTGGTGGTCGACAACATGACGGGGGCCTATAACGCCACGGACCACCTGATAGAGCAGGGGTACAGAAGAATAGCCCTGGTCACGACTGACTCCGAGCAGAACCAGATGCTGCAGCGCCAGGAGGGTTACCGGAGAGCGCTTGAGAACCGGCACCTGGAGCCCACTGTGCTGGCTATCCCGTACCGCGAGAGCGCCGAGCAGATGATCCGGCAGATTGCGGCTTTCCTGAGCGAGCAGAAGCAGGTGGATGCGGTGCTGTTTGCCACAAACTATATGGCTGTCAGGGGGCTGGAGGCAATCAGCCGGCTGGATCTGGCAGTGCCTTCCGACATTGGGGTCGTGGCCTATGACGACCACGACGTGTTCAGGTTCTACAAACCATCCATTACGGCCGTGGCGCAGCCCACCGAGGCGATCGCCAACCAGGTCATCAGCGTGATGCTGCGCCTGCTGAACGATAACAGCAAAACCATGCAGGCAGAAACCTGCACCCTCCCAACCAGCCTCCTCGTCAGGAACTCCACACCTCGCAGGCAACAGAAAACCACAGCGCCGGACTTGGAGAGCGTTTGA
- a CDS encoding sugar phosphate isomerase/epimerase family protein, with the protein MRVSILTLLLLLNLLPVYEASSQKLPKLGMIAPIDRDSLLHASGFSFLGESVGRMLSPSLTEAEFRSNLEKIKATKTKVYVCNVLFPGSIKIAGPEVDEERVLGYLDTVFRRASQADIPVIVLGSGGSRRLPDNYDTALAKKDFAALARRMAGVARKHGITIAIENLNSTETNFLNTLQDAAEVVRSVDHPNFRLNADIYHMLKENEPPQHIRDAGDIIVYVEVAEKAERTLPGVVGDDFRPYFRALKEIGYKGPLFIEGRVNNPETEIPFAAGYLKKQLREAYAKGK; encoded by the coding sequence ATGAGAGTCTCGATCCTAACCTTACTGCTGTTACTGAACCTGCTGCCCGTGTATGAAGCCAGCTCACAGAAGCTGCCAAAACTGGGCATGATAGCCCCTATCGACCGGGACAGCCTGCTGCACGCCTCCGGCTTCAGCTTCCTCGGGGAGTCTGTGGGCAGGATGCTGTCGCCCTCCCTGACGGAGGCGGAGTTCCGGTCTAACCTGGAGAAGATAAAAGCCACGAAAACCAAGGTGTATGTGTGCAATGTCCTCTTCCCGGGCAGCATAAAAATAGCCGGGCCGGAAGTGGATGAGGAAAGGGTGCTGGGCTACCTCGACACGGTTTTCAGACGGGCCAGCCAGGCAGACATCCCCGTGATTGTGCTGGGCAGCGGCGGCTCCAGAAGGCTGCCGGACAACTACGACACGGCGCTGGCCAAGAAAGACTTTGCCGCTTTGGCGCGCAGGATGGCTGGCGTAGCCCGGAAGCACGGCATCACCATTGCCATAGAGAACCTCAACAGCACCGAGACCAACTTCCTGAACACGCTGCAGGATGCGGCAGAAGTGGTGAGAAGCGTCGATCACCCCAACTTCAGGCTGAACGCCGACATCTACCACATGCTGAAAGAGAACGAGCCGCCGCAGCATATACGCGACGCGGGAGATATTATCGTATATGTGGAGGTGGCCGAGAAGGCGGAGCGCACGCTGCCCGGCGTCGTGGGCGACGACTTCAGGCCGTATTTCAGGGCGCTGAAGGAAATCGGCTACAAAGGCCCCCTGTTTATTGAGGGGAGAGTCAACAACCCTGAGACGGAGATTCCGTTTGCCGCCGGGTACCTGAAAAAGCAGCTCAGAGAGGCATATGCTAAGGGTAAATAA
- a CDS encoding response regulator transcription factor: MSEGKLIRVIITDDHKIIREGLKSLLERDPALTVVGEAANGRELLELLESTPANVVLMDINMPEMDGFEATRRVRDQYPDTRVIALSMLNNEPFVQKMMDSGASGYILKTAGREELHSAIKLVASGTTYICSDLSLKMLNKVMEPVEPQKAESMTGKPLSKREIQILALIAEGFTNADIAYKLFTSKRTVETHRQNIIEKTQTKNTANLIKYAIQHKLLRIDEGLDTASE; encoded by the coding sequence ATGTCTGAGGGAAAATTAATCAGGGTAATCATCACAGATGACCACAAAATAATCAGGGAAGGGTTGAAGTCGCTGCTGGAGCGGGACCCCGCCCTGACGGTGGTGGGGGAGGCGGCGAACGGCCGCGAGCTGCTCGAATTGCTGGAAAGTACCCCTGCCAATGTGGTGCTGATGGATATAAACATGCCCGAGATGGACGGCTTTGAGGCGACCCGGCGCGTGCGGGACCAATACCCGGACACCCGTGTCATCGCCCTCTCAATGCTCAACAACGAGCCCTTCGTGCAGAAGATGATGGACAGCGGCGCCTCCGGCTATATACTCAAAACCGCCGGGAGGGAGGAACTCCACTCCGCCATCAAACTGGTGGCAAGCGGCACCACCTATATCTGCAGCGACCTCTCCCTCAAAATGCTGAACAAGGTGATGGAGCCCGTAGAGCCTCAGAAGGCGGAGTCCATGACAGGCAAGCCTCTGTCGAAGCGGGAGATTCAGATACTGGCCCTTATTGCGGAGGGCTTCACCAACGCCGACATAGCCTACAAGCTCTTTACCAGCAAGCGCACTGTGGAGACACACCGGCAAAACATTATTGAGAAGACCCAGACTAAAAACACCGCCAACCTTATCAAGTACGCCATCCAGCACAAACTGCTCAGGATAGACGAAGGGCTCGACACGGCCAGTGAGTAA
- a CDS encoding putative sensor domain DACNV-containing protein yields MKEIEAIIDVAFWASLLREEGRSPKISLAYLPPAQAEQPMQFERWLPLTPAILTKLAPAVERPGIHLGVWCEDDTLYVWGATRTIPGLCFVLEVVEPGLLVVKHRRTAGYGKFANVAVLRGEQVKMVDGNGATLSDSSDLLAAMLGFTSASAASRDQSADVLIQLAVSMRDHGRGGSLLVVPAGTQTWQQSIIYPIPYAVEPAFNGLAELVQQSSEKRSTNQWQGDLHRAIYGIAGLTAVDGATIISDRYEVLAFGAKIGRPEGSSPVMQMVTTEPVAGGRAVVIHPAQSGGTRHLSAAQFVHDQHDALALVASQDGRFTVFAWSPTQQMVHAHRIDSLLL; encoded by the coding sequence GTGAAGGAGATTGAGGCCATCATTGATGTCGCTTTCTGGGCGAGCCTGTTGCGCGAAGAAGGGCGGTCCCCTAAAATATCGCTGGCCTACCTCCCGCCGGCGCAGGCGGAACAACCCATGCAGTTCGAGCGCTGGCTTCCGCTCACGCCCGCCATCCTCACCAAGCTGGCGCCCGCCGTGGAGCGCCCCGGCATTCACCTCGGCGTCTGGTGCGAAGACGACACACTGTATGTCTGGGGGGCCACGCGCACCATTCCGGGGCTCTGCTTTGTGCTGGAGGTGGTGGAACCCGGCCTGCTGGTAGTCAAGCACCGGCGCACAGCCGGATATGGCAAGTTTGCGAATGTGGCGGTGCTGAGGGGCGAGCAGGTGAAAATGGTGGACGGCAACGGCGCGACCCTGTCCGACAGTTCGGACTTGCTGGCGGCGATGCTCGGTTTCACCAGCGCCTCCGCCGCCTCACGCGACCAAAGTGCCGACGTGCTCATCCAACTGGCCGTGTCGATGCGCGACCACGGGCGCGGCGGCTCCCTCTTGGTTGTGCCGGCCGGCACACAGACCTGGCAGCAGTCCATCATCTATCCCATTCCGTATGCGGTGGAGCCGGCATTCAATGGTTTGGCGGAACTGGTGCAGCAAAGCAGTGAGAAAAGAAGCACAAACCAGTGGCAGGGCGACCTGCACCGGGCCATATATGGCATAGCCGGCCTCACGGCGGTAGACGGGGCCACCATCATCAGCGACCGGTATGAGGTACTCGCCTTTGGGGCGAAGATTGGCCGGCCCGAAGGAAGCAGCCCGGTGATGCAGATGGTCACCACCGAGCCAGTTGCGGGCGGGCGCGCAGTTGTTATTCACCCGGCACAGTCGGGGGGCACTCGGCACCTGTCGGCGGCGCAGTTTGTACACGACCAGCATGATGCCCTGGCACTGGTTGCCTCGCAGGACGGCCGCTTCACTGTCTTTGCCTGGTCCCCGACGCAGCAGATGGTACACGCCCACCGCATCGACTCACTGCTGCTGTAG